One window of Kryptolebias marmoratus isolate JLee-2015 linkage group LG3, ASM164957v2, whole genome shotgun sequence genomic DNA carries:
- the aars2 gene encoding alanine--tRNA ligase, mitochondrial produces MLRLPFRRLRPLSAASGRSFSGLPPPLPAAQVRSTFLDFFRDKHGHLLVPSSPVRPRGDPSLLFVNAGMNQFKPIFLGTADPRSEMASYHRVVNSQKCVRAGGKHNDLEDVGRDGYHHTFFEMLGNWSFGDYFKEEACQMAWTLLTEHYGIPANRLYVSYFGGDAALGLLADQETRDIWLDLGVPPARVLPFGLKDNFWEMGDTGPCGPCTEIHYDHVGGRDARTLVNMDSPDVVEIWNLVFIQYNREVDQSLRLLPRFSVDTGMGLERLTGVLQGRRSNYDTDLFTPLLHAIQQRSGAGPYAGRTGTADEGQVDLAYRVVADHIRTLSVCIADGVHPGMSGAELVLRRILRRAVRFCIEVLKAPQGALASLVPTVTYMLGDVYPELSTEADRIMDIINENEAHFLSSLRQGSRLLQRTLSRRDYRDRLFPASVAWSLHRDLGFPLDLVDLMLAERGVQVDRQELDRLIAENQVVSEQQAGVSSRLMLDVLSLAALQRVGVPHTDDSLKYAYRLEDGRYVFPACHATVLALFDGQALVPEVREGQSCGVILDRTCFYSEQGGQSHDRGYFTCSCLQDVLFPVEAVHRAGGYVVHQVTAVDSLKTGDQIQLHLDQAHRMSCMVKHTATHILNFALRKVLGSAVSQRGSHVSADRLRFDCSIKGSLSSSQLQQVERCVNDIISANQIVHSQEVPLQTARTIRGLRTVDEVYPDPVRVVSLQVPVSELLETGTDRETSVELCCGTHLLQTGAIKDLVIVSEKQLVKGISRIIAVTGRDAVRARESGHGLWQEVESLSARLSSSTPSSPDSAQRLSKEASILSDAVDNTTIPQWQRRELQGRLRGLLRANNTVIRKLETREAAERAQVLLEKNGRKEVLVDFVETESLSVLMKTVNQLSSSFPLSHVMLLAPQRHSGKILCACQVPKDSPALAASDWAVALCQHLGGSAGGSALVAQGTGSSSDITEALRWAEDFACQKTQR; encoded by the exons ATGCTCCGGCTGCCCTTCCGGAGGCTCCGGCCTCTCTCCGCCGCCTCAGGGCGCTCCTTCAGCGGCCTTCCTCCGCCGCTTCCCGCCGCTCAGGTCCGATCGACCTTCCTGGACTTCTTCCGGGACAAACACGGACACCTGCTGGTTCCGTCCTCCCCGGTTCGGCCCAGAGGAGACCCGAGTCTGCTGTTTGTCAACGCCGGAATGAATCAG TTCAAGCCGATCTTCCTGGGAACCGCAGACCCCCGCAGCGAGATGGCCTCGTACCACCGAGTGGTCAACAGTCAGAAGTGCGTCCGAGCCGGAGGGAAACACAACGACCTGGAGGACGTGGGCCGGGACGGGTACCACCACACCTTCTTCGAGATGCTCGGAAACTGGTCCTTTGGGGACTATTTCAAG GAGGAGGCGTGTCAGATGGCGTGGACCCTCCTCACAGAGCATTATGGGATACCTGCAAACAGACTGTACGTGTCTTATTTTGGTGGGGACGCCGCACTGGGGCTACTGGCGGATCAGGAGACCCGAGACATCTGGCTGGACCTGGG GGTTCCTCCTGCTCGAGTCCTGCCGTTTGGACTGAAGGACAACTTTTGGGAGATGGGAGACACAGGTCCCTGTGGCCCCTGTACCGAGATCCACTACGACCACGTAGGAGGCCGAGACGCCAGAACCCTGGTCAACATGGACAGTCCAGACGTGGTGGAGATCTGGAACCTGGTCTTTATCCAGTACAACAG GGAGGTGGACCAGAGTCTGCGCCTGCTGCCCCGGTTCAGTGTTGACACCGGGATGGGACTGGAGCGCCTGACGGGCGTCCTGCAGGGCCGGCGGTCCAACTACGACACCGACCTGTTCACGCCGCTGCTGCACGCCATCCAGCAG CGGTCAGGGGCCGGGCCGTATGCTGGCAGGACGGGGACAGCGGATGAGGGACAGGTGGACCTGGCCTACAGAGTTGTGGCTGATCACATCCGAACTTTATCGGTCTGCATTGCTGACGGCGTCCATCCCGGGATGTCAGGAGCTGA attGGTGCTGAGGAGGATCTTGAGGCGGGCCGTCCGGTTCTGTATCGAGGTCCTGAAGGCTCCGCAGGGAGCACTGGCTAGCCTGGTTCCTACTGTCACTTATATGCTG GGGGACGTGTATCCAGAGCTGTCCACCGAGGCGGACCGG ATCATGGACATCATCAATGAGAACGAAGCTCACTTCCTGTCGTCTCTGCGGCAGGGCAGCCGGCTGCTGCAGAGGACTCTCAGCAGGAGAGACTACAGGGACCGGCTGTTCCCTG cctCGGTGGCCTGGTCTCTACATCGGGATCTGGGTTTTCCTCTGGACCTGGTGGACCTGATGTTGGCGGAGAGAGGCGTCCAGGTGGACCGTCAGGAGCTGGACCGACTGATCGCAGAAAACCAG GTGGTGTCGGAGCAGCAGGCAGGTGTCTCATCCCGGTTGATGCTGGACGTCCTCAGCCTGGCGGCGCTGCAGCGTGTCGGCGTCCCTCACACCGATGATAGCCTGAAATACGCGTACCGATTGGAGGACGGGCGATACG TGTTCCCAGCATGCCATGCAACAGTCCTGGCCCTGTTTGATGGACAGGCTCTGGTTCCAGAGGTCCGTGAGGGTCAGTCCTGTGGAGTCATTCTGGACCGGACCTGCTTCTACTCTGAGCAGGGGGGGCAGTCACATGACCGGGGCTACTTCACCTGCAGCTGCCTGCAG GATGTGCTGTTCCCTGTAGAGGCCGTCCACCGGGCCGGTGGGTATGTGGTCCATCAGGTGACTGCAGTCGACAGCCTGAAGACCGGAGACCAGATCCAGCTGCACCTGGACCAG GCCCACCGGATGTCCTGTATGGTCAAACACACGGCGACCCACATCCTGAACTTCGCTCTGAGGAAAGTTCTGGGTTCGGCGGTCAGTCAGAGAGGTTCCCACGTGTCTGCCGACCGCCTGCGCTTCGACTGCAGCATCAAG GGTTCTCTGagctcctcccagctgcagcAGGTAGAAAGGTGTGTTAACGACATCatctcagccaatcagatcgtCCACAGCCAGGAGGTTCCTCTGCAGACAGCCAGAACCATCAGAGGACTGAGGACAGTAGACGAG GTGTATCCAGACCCTGTCCGGGTGGTCTCACTGCAGGTTCCGGTCTCTGAGCTGCTGGAAACggggacagacagagagacgtCTGTGGAGCTCTGCTGTGGAAC CcacctgctgcagacaggagCCATCAAAGACCTGGTGATCGTTTCAGAGAAACAGTTGGTGAAAGGAATCAGTCGGATCATCGCCGTTACGGGACGTGATGCAGTTCGG GCGCGGGAATCAGGACACGGTTTGTGGCAGGAAGTAGAATCTCTGTCAGCCAGACTCTCAAGCTCCACCCCATCCAGTCCTGACTCCGCCCAGCGTCTCTCCAAGGAGGCAAGCATCCTCTCTGAT GCTGTAGATAACACCACCATCCCCCAGTGGCAGCGCAGGGAACTGCAGGGCCGCCTTCGAGGACTTCTGAGGGCCAACAACACAGTCATCAGGAAACTGGAGACCAGAGAG GCTGCAGAGAGAGCTCAGGTTCTACTGGAGAAGAATGGCAGGAAGGAGGTGCTGGTGGACTTCGTGGAGACAGAGTCCCTGTCG GTTCTGATGAAGACCGTGAACCAGCTGAGCTCCTCCTTTCCTCTCAGTCATGTGATGCTGCTTGCCCCCCAGAGGCATTCTGGGAAAATTCTTTGTGCATGTCAGGTTCCTAAG GACTCGCCGGCCCTCGCCGCCTCTGATTGGGCGGTGGCTTTGTGTCAGCACCTCGGGGGGAGCGCCGGAGGCTCAGCGCTGGTTGCCCAgggaacaggaagcagcagtgACATCACAGAGGCGCTCAGGTGGGCGGAGGACTTCGCTTGCCAAAAAACACAGCGATGA